CCGCATGTTCCATTTGACATAAGGGTGCTTTTTCGAACGCATCAATTGATCAGAGGGCATTGTTTCTTTATTGCCAGTTGGATGCAAAAAGTGTATTTAATATTGATTAAGGAACGCCACGCGATGTCGATTCAGAGGGTAACCCCTCAAAGCATCCAGGTTGGAAAATTTATCCGTTTTTCAGAGGAGTAAGAGCTTGCATCCCATCCGCATGACCATTCGCGCGCAGATTATGATCGCGTTTATTATCACTTTCGCGTTCATGGCCGGGATTATTGCGGTCAACTATGGATACATCCACCGCCTGTCGCGATCCATGCAGTTGTTCGAGGTGGCCGGTGAACTCAACAGCACCCTTTTGGAGATGCGACGGTATGAGAAAAACTACTTCCTCTACCGTCAGGAGTTCAACTACGAAGAGAATGTCACCTATACCAACCGGCTGGCCATGATCCTTCAGCGGGAGAAGGAGGCCCTGGTCGAGGCCATCGGCAGTGAAAACTACGGGAAAGCCCTCAAAAATGTCGAGGAGTATTCGACGAAGATGGTCCAACTTCGCGAGGCCTCCTGCGCGGTGGGGGATTGCGCCCCGCTCGAAAGCCTGATCCGCGGTATCGGGCATAATCTCCTTCTCCTGGCCGATGAATTTCTCGCTACGGAGCGCAGAGACATTGACAGGCTTCTCGTGCAGATGACGCCCCTTCCCCTCATCGGTTTTCTGATGCTCGTGCTGTTGTCGGGATTTGTTCTATTTTTTATCGGTGAAAAGGTCATCCGTCCTCTGGCAAGAATCACCCGAGAGTCCGAAGCCGTGGCCCGAGGTGCTTTTCAGCGCATCACGCCCTATGGGGATGCCAAAAACGAGATTCACCACCTGGTGTCAGCCATCAACCGGATGATGGAGGAGTTGGAAAAACGGCAGGAACAGCTCATCCAGTCCCGCAAGATTGCCTCCATCGGCACCCTGACCGCGGGCATCGCCCACGAAATCAACAATCCGGTCAACAACCTTTCGCTGATTCTGGAATCCCTGGTGGAAGACGGCGACAACATGGACAACGATGAACGCCGGGGGCTTTATCAGGAGGCCATGGATCAGGCCGACAGGACCAGCGAGATCGTCAAAAATCTCCTCGAATTTTCAAGGGCGAGCCACCCGCGTCTGGAAGACGTGGATCCCTCGGAAGTGGTGGAAAAAACCGCCCGTCTGCTCCGCAATGAGATGGAATTGCGAAAAATCCGGTTCACTAAAGAAATCCAGCCTGGGTTGCCCAAGGTCCGCATGGACAAGGACGGCCTCCAGCAGGTCCTGCTCAATCTGTTCATGAATGCCATTCAGGCCATGGAATCCGATGGCGAGCTGAAGGCAATGGTAGGACCGGCGGACACACCCGGCGAGATCCGTATCGACGTCGTTGATAACGGGCCGGGCATCCCACCGGAAATTATTGAGCAGATCTTCGACCCCTTTTTCACCACCAAGAAAGAAGGTGTGGGAACCGGGTTGGGCCTTTCGGTGAGCTACAACATCATTAAAAAGAACGGGGGCAGGATCGAATTGGAGAGCCAGCCCGGCCATGGGGCACGCTTTTCCATTTTTCTGCCGCTGACAGGTGCATTGTTCAACGGGGAACAGGAATGGACCGATTCAAGATAGCCATAATAGACGATGAATCCATTGTCTGCAGGGAGATCAAACGGGGCCTGTCCAGGGAAGGCTACCATGTGGAAACCTTTGCGGACGCCGAGTCGGGTCTGAGCGCCTTTGAACGGGAGGCCTTCGATCTGGTGCTCTGCGACCTCCGGCTCCCGGGACTGGGCGGACAGGATGTGCTGAAGCACATCCGCACCCATTACCCCCGCACCGAGGTCATCCTCATCACCGGATACGGCTCCGTGGATTCAGCCATCGAGGCGATCCGGGCCGGGGCCTTCCATTATGTGGCAAAACCGGTGAAAATGGCCGAGATCCGGCTTCTGGTCAAACGGGCACTGGATAAGGTGGCCCTGGTTCGCGAAAAGGAGGCCCTCAAGGAGGCCCTCTTCGCCAGGGACCGACCGACTGAGATCGTAGGGCGCAGCAAGGCGATGAATGAGGTGTTTCGGCTCATCGAAAAGGTTGCGCCGTTGGACTGCACTGTGCTCATCCAGGGAGAAAGCGGCACCGGCAAGGAGATGGTTGCCCGGGCCCTGCACCGTCGAAGTCAAAGAAACAAGGGGCCTTTTGTGTCTTTCAACTGCGGCGGTTTTACCGAGGAGTTGATCAGCAACGAGCTGTTCGGCCATGAAAAGGGCGCTTTTACCGGCGCCAACGAAACAAAAATCGGCCTCCTGGAGGCCGCCCACACGGGGACCATCTTCCTCGACGAAATCAGCGAGATGCCGGCCACCATGCAGGTCAAACTGCTTCGGTTTGTCGAAGAACGCGTGTTGCTGCGTGTGGGCGGCGTAAAGCCGCTGCCGGTGGATGTCCGTCTGCTCGCAGCCAGCAATCAGGATCTGGCGGACATGGTCAAGAGACGCGCGTTCCGGGAAGACCTCTTCTACCGACTCAATGTCGTGGGCATCACCTTGCCGCCGCTCCGGACCCGGCGGGACGATATTCCCCTCCTTGTGCGGCATTTTCTCGAAAAATACAGCCACGCCTTTGCCAAGGAGGTCAAGGGGGTTTCCTCCGAGGTCATGCAGATCCTCTCCAGATATCCCTTTCCCGGCAATGTAAGAGAACTGGAAAACATTGTCGAGCGCGCCATCGCCCTGTCCGAAGAAACCGAGATCTCGGTGCGCGATCTCCCTTCCGATCTCCAGGCGCTTTCCATCAGCAGTCTGGAAAAAAATCACTGGCTGTCATTGGAAGAGAAAGAAAAAGAATATATCCGCGAGGTGTTGGTCCAGACCGATTACAACAGGAACCTCGCCGCCGAAATTCTGGGCCTGCCCCGGACCACTCTCTGGCGCAAGATGAAGCGCTTCGGCCTCGAATGAGGCCTTTCCCATTGCCCTGTCGACGTCTATCATCCTTTTCAGTATGAAACATGGGTCTTAACCTATTTAAATCCTTAGCTATCCTTCCAGATTAACTCCATTTCTTGTCCCCGCCTGTTTCAGAATGAAACCTTTTAGAAACCCCCGCCAATGGCTCTTAGGATTAAGCTATTGATATAAAAAGAGTTATTTCGTTTGGTATGCATATTGTATATTTGCAGGCGACAGGCACAGGCAGGGGAGACCGCAATGCTGCAAAAGAAGATACTCGTCCCGCTAAGGACCTCGGAAAAAAGTCTCAAGGGTGTCCATCATGCCCTGGCCCTGGCCAAACGACTCGGGGCCCGGGTTTACATTCTTCAGCAGGCCGCATCCACGGAAGCGGAAGACCCCCTTGGATCGGTTCTGGAGGAGGCCCTGATCGACCTGATCAACAGCGCCCGGGACGCCGGCCTGACCTTGTCGCACCATGTCGCAACCAGGAATTTGAAAGAGGAGATCGTGGGCATGGCGAGGGAAGAGGGGATTGACCTGATGGTGTTCGAGACAGACGACGAGATCGGCAGGCGGCTCCTGGGACAGGTCAAACCCCTGGTGGCGAGCCAGATCATTCAGGTCAAGGAAAAGGTTGTCAGCGATTGCCTGATCGGCGATGCCCCACAGGAAACTTATGGGATCGGCATTGAAAATGTTTAGGGAGGATGGGGACGATCGGGTCAGGGCGGCGAACCCCAAGAACGGCCGGGGCATCCCCAGAAGAAATGCTGAGCAAGTTCCCAAGGCGGCCTAACAGCCGCAATCAAAAAGGTATTGGTGCAGATCCCGGCAATTTTTCGAGCGCTTACCCATATGGCACCAACTTCTCCGCATGGTGCAGAGAAGTTACAACCAAAGATGTCTGAAACCGTGCAGCAAGGCATTTTCTGAACCGGACCCGGCGGCACATAACCCGGCATCAGGAAAAGGAGGGAATCATGAGAGATCCTATCAAAATAGTCGTTATCGATGACGAGCCTATCGTGGGGGAGCGCCTCAAGGCGATGCTGGTGAGGGACGGGCACCGGGTCGAAAACTTTGTCAATCCGCTGAGGGCCATCGATCGTCTGCAAGAAACGGATGTTGACATCGTGATCACCGATATCCGCATGGCGGAAATGGACGGGATTCAGGTCTTGGAGAAGGTCTTGGAGAAATCCCGGCATACCCGGGTTATCATGATCAGCGGGTATGCTACCCTGGACCTGGCAAAGGAATCATTGACCAAGGGGGCCTTTGACTTCATTGCAAAGCCTTTTAAGCTGAAGGAACTTCGAAACACCATTAAAAAGGCGGTCAAATCCCTGGACCGGGAAAATGACCAACCTGCCAGCGCGGCATCAGCCTGAAGCAAATGACGTGTGGGGCGCTTCACTGTGCATTCGACTTTTTTTTGGGTTTGACTTTGTCATGCAGAGAGGGGCGGCCAGGGAACCGAAAAGAAAAGTGCAATATGGAGGAAAATTGAAATGGAAGTATACAGAAGTCCGATGGAAAAAATCCTCAAGCAGCTCGAAGACAGCCTTGTGATCACCAATCCCAAGGATCGCTGCAAGGCCTTCCGGCTCAAGGTGATTTACCGCTGCGCCTACTGGGCCGATCGCGTTGCAGGGTTTTTTCACAGGCGTTGAAAGGCCTACGCTCCCCTTCAGGCAACCCCCG
This Deltaproteobacteria bacterium DNA region includes the following protein-coding sequences:
- a CDS encoding HAMP domain-containing histidine kinase, which produces MHPIRMTIRAQIMIAFIITFAFMAGIIAVNYGYIHRLSRSMQLFEVAGELNSTLLEMRRYEKNYFLYRQEFNYEENVTYTNRLAMILQREKEALVEAIGSENYGKALKNVEEYSTKMVQLREASCAVGDCAPLESLIRGIGHNLLLLADEFLATERRDIDRLLVQMTPLPLIGFLMLVLLSGFVLFFIGEKVIRPLARITRESEAVARGAFQRITPYGDAKNEIHHLVSAINRMMEELEKRQEQLIQSRKIASIGTLTAGIAHEINNPVNNLSLILESLVEDGDNMDNDERRGLYQEAMDQADRTSEIVKNLLEFSRASHPRLEDVDPSEVVEKTARLLRNEMELRKIRFTKEIQPGLPKVRMDKDGLQQVLLNLFMNAIQAMESDGELKAMVGPADTPGEIRIDVVDNGPGIPPEIIEQIFDPFFTTKKEGVGTGLGLSVSYNIIKKNGGRIELESQPGHGARFSIFLPLTGALFNGEQEWTDSR
- a CDS encoding sigma-54 dependent transcriptional regulator — encoded protein: MDRFKIAIIDDESIVCREIKRGLSREGYHVETFADAESGLSAFEREAFDLVLCDLRLPGLGGQDVLKHIRTHYPRTEVILITGYGSVDSAIEAIRAGAFHYVAKPVKMAEIRLLVKRALDKVALVREKEALKEALFARDRPTEIVGRSKAMNEVFRLIEKVAPLDCTVLIQGESGTGKEMVARALHRRSQRNKGPFVSFNCGGFTEELISNELFGHEKGAFTGANETKIGLLEAAHTGTIFLDEISEMPATMQVKLLRFVEERVLLRVGGVKPLPVDVRLLAASNQDLADMVKRRAFREDLFYRLNVVGITLPPLRTRRDDIPLLVRHFLEKYSHAFAKEVKGVSSEVMQILSRYPFPGNVRELENIVERAIALSEETEISVRDLPSDLQALSISSLEKNHWLSLEEKEKEYIREVLVQTDYNRNLAAEILGLPRTTLWRKMKRFGLE
- a CDS encoding universal stress protein, whose amino-acid sequence is MLQKKILVPLRTSEKSLKGVHHALALAKRLGARVYILQQAASTEAEDPLGSVLEEALIDLINSARDAGLTLSHHVATRNLKEEIVGMAREEGIDLMVFETDDEIGRRLLGQVKPLVASQIIQVKEKVVSDCLIGDAPQETYGIGIENV
- a CDS encoding response regulator, yielding MRDPIKIVVIDDEPIVGERLKAMLVRDGHRVENFVNPLRAIDRLQETDVDIVITDIRMAEMDGIQVLEKVLEKSRHTRVIMISGYATLDLAKESLTKGAFDFIAKPFKLKELRNTIKKAVKSLDRENDQPASAASA